The following coding sequences lie in one Apium graveolens cultivar Ventura chromosome 3, ASM990537v1, whole genome shotgun sequence genomic window:
- the LOC141713275 gene encoding putative membrane protein At1g16860 isoform X1, with product MGSRFPSHQLSNGLYVSGRPEQPPKERTPTMSSTAVPYTGGDIKKSGELGKMFDISMDTRSRKSGPINSAPSRTGSFGGAASHSNPMTTSSGGRMGTGSTAGVPGSVSIKKTTSGPLNKHGEPMKKASGPQGANSRHNSGPLPPVLPTTGLITSGPITSGPLNASGAPRKASGPLDSTGSIKQSSASVLQNPAVTNLGQESENSFFKSFPKLIFWSIILLFVMGFFDGIFILAAVGNSILFIVVILFVAVTTVFVWNSCWGTKAATGFVARYPDCELRTAKNGQFVKVSGVVTCGNIPLESSFQRVPRCVYTSTSLYEYRGWDSKAANPSHRRFTWGVRSVERHVVDFYISDFQSGLRALVKAGSGAKVTPYVDESIAVDINQSNRDMSPEFVRWLGKRNLSGDDRVMRLKEGYIKEGSTVSVMGVVQRNDNVLMIVPPPDPVPTGCLWSKCVLPAHLEGIVIRCEDSSKIDAIPV from the exons ATGGGTTCCCGATTTCCCTCACATCAGTTAAGCAATGGCCTATATGTGTCAGGCCGCCCAGAGCAGCCGCCAAAAGAAAGGACCCCTACTATGAGCTCAACAGCAGTACCTTACACTGGGGGTGATATTAAAAAGTCGGGAGAACTTGGCAAGATGTTTGATATATCTATGGATACTAGATCGAGAAAATCTGGACCTATAAATAGTGCCCCTTCAAGGACAGGTTCTTTTGGTGGTGCTGCTTCACACTCTAATCCAATGACCACTAGTTCTGGGGGTCGGATGGGTACTGGTTCTACTGCCGGTGTTCCTGGTTCTGTTTCCATAAAAAAGACCACTTCTGGTCCACTAAATAAACATGGGGAGCCAATGAAAAAGGCATCAGGTCCTCAAGGAGCAAACTCTCGACACAATTCTGGGCCCCTTCCACCAGTTCTTCCCACTACAGGACTCATAACATCTGGTCCTATCACTTCGGGGCCCCTTAATGCATCGGGAGCTCCTCGGAAAGCTTCTGGCCCTTTGGATTCTACAGGATCAATCAAGCAAAGCAGTGCATCTGTACTTCAAAACCCAGCTGTTACCAACCTTGGCCAGGAGAGCGAGAATTCCTTCTTCAAAAGCTTCCCGAAGCTAATCTTTTGGTCCATTATTTTACTCTTTGTGATGGGATTTTTTGATGGCATTTTTATCTTAGCAGCAGTTGGCAATTCCATTCTTTTTATTGTTGTTATTTTATTTGTTGCTGTAACTACTGTGTTTGTCTGGAATAGTTGCTGGGGAACAAAAGCTGCTACCGGTTTCGTTGCTCGTTATCCGGACTGCGAACTCAGAACTGCAAAGAATGGCCAGTTTGTCAAGGTTTCAGGG GTGGTAACGTGTGGAAACATTCCTCTTGAATCATCATTCCAGAGAGTTCCTCGTTGTGTCTATACATCCACAAGTCTGTATGAATACCGAGGATGGGATTCCAAAGCTGCTAATCCATCACATCGTCGATTTACTTGGGGTGTCCGATCGGTTGAG AGGCATGTGGTTGATTTCTACATTTCAGATTTTCAATCTGGGTTAAGGGCACTGGTAAAGGCAGGATCCGGTGCTAAGGTGACTCCTTATGTTGATGAATCAATTGCTGTTGATATCAATCAGTCAAACCGGGATATGTCCCCAGAATTTGTGAGGTGGCTAGGGAAGAGAAATCTTTCTGGTGATGATCGAGTAATGCGATTAAAAGAAGG GTATATTAAAGAAGGCAGTACTGTAAGTGTAATGGGAGTTGTACAGCGAAATGATAATGTATTGATGATTGTACCTCCTCCGGATCCAGTACCTACAGGCTGCCTGTGGTCCAAGTGCGTTCTTCCTGCGCACCTTGAAGGAATTGTTATAAGATGCGAAGATTCTTCAAAGATTGATGCTATTCCCGTATAG
- the LOC141713275 gene encoding putative membrane protein At1g16860 isoform X2 — protein sequence MGSRFPSHQLSNGLYVSGRPEQPPKERTPTMSSTAVPYTGGDIKKSGELGKMFDISMDTRSRKSGPINSAPSRTGSFGGAASHSNPMTTSSGGRMGTGSTAGVPGSVSIKKTTSGPLNKHGEPMKKASGPQGANSRHNSGPLPPVLPTTGLITSGPITSGPLNASGAPRKASGPLDSTGSIKQSSASVLQNPAVTNLGQESENSFFKSFPKLIFCCWGTKAATGFVARYPDCELRTAKNGQFVKVSGVVTCGNIPLESSFQRVPRCVYTSTSLYEYRGWDSKAANPSHRRFTWGVRSVERHVVDFYISDFQSGLRALVKAGSGAKVTPYVDESIAVDINQSNRDMSPEFVRWLGKRNLSGDDRVMRLKEGYIKEGSTVSVMGVVQRNDNVLMIVPPPDPVPTGCLWSKCVLPAHLEGIVIRCEDSSKIDAIPV from the exons ATGGGTTCCCGATTTCCCTCACATCAGTTAAGCAATGGCCTATATGTGTCAGGCCGCCCAGAGCAGCCGCCAAAAGAAAGGACCCCTACTATGAGCTCAACAGCAGTACCTTACACTGGGGGTGATATTAAAAAGTCGGGAGAACTTGGCAAGATGTTTGATATATCTATGGATACTAGATCGAGAAAATCTGGACCTATAAATAGTGCCCCTTCAAGGACAGGTTCTTTTGGTGGTGCTGCTTCACACTCTAATCCAATGACCACTAGTTCTGGGGGTCGGATGGGTACTGGTTCTACTGCCGGTGTTCCTGGTTCTGTTTCCATAAAAAAGACCACTTCTGGTCCACTAAATAAACATGGGGAGCCAATGAAAAAGGCATCAGGTCCTCAAGGAGCAAACTCTCGACACAATTCTGGGCCCCTTCCACCAGTTCTTCCCACTACAGGACTCATAACATCTGGTCCTATCACTTCGGGGCCCCTTAATGCATCGGGAGCTCCTCGGAAAGCTTCTGGCCCTTTGGATTCTACAGGATCAATCAAGCAAAGCAGTGCATCTGTACTTCAAAACCCAGCTGTTACCAACCTTGGCCAGGAGAGCGAGAATTCCTTCTTCAAAAGCTTCCCGAAGCTAATCTTTTG TTGCTGGGGAACAAAAGCTGCTACCGGTTTCGTTGCTCGTTATCCGGACTGCGAACTCAGAACTGCAAAGAATGGCCAGTTTGTCAAGGTTTCAGGG GTGGTAACGTGTGGAAACATTCCTCTTGAATCATCATTCCAGAGAGTTCCTCGTTGTGTCTATACATCCACAAGTCTGTATGAATACCGAGGATGGGATTCCAAAGCTGCTAATCCATCACATCGTCGATTTACTTGGGGTGTCCGATCGGTTGAG AGGCATGTGGTTGATTTCTACATTTCAGATTTTCAATCTGGGTTAAGGGCACTGGTAAAGGCAGGATCCGGTGCTAAGGTGACTCCTTATGTTGATGAATCAATTGCTGTTGATATCAATCAGTCAAACCGGGATATGTCCCCAGAATTTGTGAGGTGGCTAGGGAAGAGAAATCTTTCTGGTGATGATCGAGTAATGCGATTAAAAGAAGG GTATATTAAAGAAGGCAGTACTGTAAGTGTAATGGGAGTTGTACAGCGAAATGATAATGTATTGATGATTGTACCTCCTCCGGATCCAGTACCTACAGGCTGCCTGTGGTCCAAGTGCGTTCTTCCTGCGCACCTTGAAGGAATTGTTATAAGATGCGAAGATTCTTCAAAGATTGATGCTATTCCCGTATAG